The Lycium ferocissimum isolate CSIRO_LF1 chromosome 10, AGI_CSIRO_Lferr_CH_V1, whole genome shotgun sequence genome window below encodes:
- the LOC132033453 gene encoding subtilisin-like protease SBT1.7 — MKRPRLMILSTLVVVLFHVFVDAGQNQKKTYIIHMDKFNMPADFDDHTHWYDSSLKSVSKSANMLYTYNSVINGYSTQLTADEAKSLEQQPGVISVHEEVKYELHTTRSPTFLGLEGRESRSFFLQTVTRSDVIIGVLDTGVWPESKSFDDTGLGPVPTSWKGTCQTGKNFDASSCNRKLIGARFFSQGYEAAFGAIDETTESKSPRDDDGHGTHTATTAAGSVVTGASLFGYAAGTARGMASHARVAAYKVCWTGGCFSSDILAGLDQAVIDGVNVLSLSLGGTISDYYRDIVAIGAFSAASRGIFVSCSAGNGGPSSGTLSNVAPWITTVGAGTMDREFPAYISIGNGKKLNGVSLYSGKALPSSVMPLVYAGNASQASNGNLCTSGSLIPEKVAGKIVVCDRGMNARAQKGLVVKDAGGIGMILTNTDTYGDELVADAHLIPTAAVGQTAGYLIKQYIASNSNPTATIAFGGTKLGVQPSPVVAAFSSRGPNPITPDILKPDLIAPGVNILAGWTGKVGPTGLQEDTRNVGFNIISGTSMSCPHVSGLAALLKAAHPEWSPAAIRSALMTTSYSTYKNGKTIDDVATGMSSTPFDYGAGHVNPTAAVNPGLVYDLTVDDYINFLCALDYSASMIKVIAKRVWSCDKNKEYRVADLNYPSFAIPLETAWDEHADGSAPTVTRYTRTLTNVGNPATYKASVSSETHEVKILVEPQTLTFSRKNEKKTYTVTFTASSKPSGTTSFARLEWSDGEHVVASPIAFSWT; from the coding sequence ATGAAAAGACCCAGGCTCATGATTCTTTCAACACTAGTCGTAGTGTTGTTTCATGTGTTTGTTGATGCAGGCCAGAACCAGAAAAAGACTTACATAATTCACATGGATAAGTTCAACATGCCTGCTGATTTTGATGATCATACCCATTGGTATGACTCATCTTTAAAGTCAGTGTCCAAGAGTGCCAACATGCTTTACACCTACAACAGTGTCATCAATGGCTACTCAACACAGCTAACAGCTGATGAAGCCAAATCACTAGAACAGCAACCAGGAGTTATCTCGGTCCACGAGGAGGTGAAGTATGAGCTTCACACCACTCGATCCCCTACATTTTTAGGACTAGAAGGACGCGAAAGTAGATCATTCTTTCTTCAGACTGTGACAAGGAGTGATGTCATTATTGGTGTGCTGGACACAGGTGTTTGGCCTGAATCAAAAAGTTTTGATGACACTGGACTAGGTCCAGTCCCTACGAGCTGGAAGGGCACGTGTCAAACTGGCAAGAATTTTGACGCATCAAGCTGTAACCGGAAACTCATTGGCGCGAGGTTTTTCTCACAAGGTTATGAAGCAGCTTTCGGGGCAATTGATGAGACCACGGAATCCAAGTCACCAAGGGACGATGATGGCCATGGTACACACACTGCAACTACAGCAGCTGGCTCGGTTGTAACCGGAGCTAGCCTCTTTGGTTATGCCGCCGGTACAGCACGGGGGATGGCTTCACACGCAAGAGTGGCTGCATACAAGGTATGCTGGACCGGAGGATGTTTTAGCAGTGACATACTAGCAGGGCTGGACCAGGCCGTCATAGATGGTGTAAATGTGCTCTCACTGTCCCTTGGTGGCACAATTTCTGATTATTACAGGGACATAGTTGCAATTGGAGCATTTTCTGCAGCTTCTCGAGGAATCTTTGTCTCATGTTCAGCGGGGAATGGCGGTCCAAGCTCTGGGACCCTATCCAACGTTGCACCATGGATAACTACTGTAGGTGCAGGAACTATGGACCGTGAATTTCCAGCATATATTAgcattggaaatggaaaaaagcTCAATGGAGTATCACTTTATAGTGGAAAGGCATTGCCAAGTTCTGTGATGCCACTAGTGTATGCTGGAAATGCCAGCCAAGCATCAAATGGAAATTTATGCACAAGTGGTAGTCTAATTCCAGAAAAAGTTGCTGGGaaaattgtggtatgtgatcgggGGATGAATGCAAGGGCACAAAAGGGTTTGGTTGTGAAGGATGCTGGAGGAATAGGGATGATTTTGACAAACACCGACACTTATGGAGACGAGTTGGTTGCTGATGCACATCTCATACCTACAGCTGCAGTTGGTCAAACTGCTGGCTACTTGATCAAACAGTACATAGCTTCTAACAGTAATCCAACTGCCACAATTGCATTTGGAGGTACCAAGTTGGGTGTTCAACCATCGCCAGTTGTTGCAGCTTTTAGTTCCAGAGGGCCAAACCCTATCACACCAGATATACTTAAACCTGATTTGATAGCACCAGGTGTCAATATTCTTGCTGGTTGGACAGGGAAAGTTGGACCAACTGGTTTGCAAGAAGACACCAGGAATGTAGGTTTCAACATCATCTCTGGAACTTCCATGTCATGTCCCCATGTAAGTGGGCTAGCAGCACTACTCAAAGCTGCCCATCCAGAATGGAGTCCAGCAGCTATAAGGTCAGCACTGATGACTACTAGTTACAGCACATACAAGAACGGGAAAACAATTGATGATGTCGCAACAGGAATGTCATCTACACCATTTGATTATGGTGCTGGACATGTGAATCCAACAGCAGCTGTCAATCCTGGTTTAGTGTATGATCTCACAGTTGATGACTATATAAACTTCCTTTGTGCCTTGGACTACAGCGCGAGTATGATCAAGGTCATTGCGAAGAGAGTCTGGTCCTGTGACaaaaataaggagtacagagTTGCTGATCTTAATTACCCATCTTTTGCCATTCCTTTGGAAACGGCCTGGGATGAACATGCAGATGGTAGTGCACCCACAGTGACCAGATACACAAGGACTCTAACAAACGTGGGAAACCCAGCTACATACAAGGCCTCGGTCTCTTCTGAAACACACGAAGTGAAGATTCTGGTTGAGCCACAAACACTTACTTTCAGTCGAAAGAACGAAAAGAAGACCTACACGGTGACATTCACTGCTAGTTCCAAGCCATCAGGCACAACTAGCTTTGCTCGACTAGAGTGGTCAGATGGAGAACACGTTGTTGCTAGCCCGATTGCTTTCAGCTGGACATGA